A genomic stretch from Leishmania donovani BPK282A1 complete genome, chromosome 36 includes:
- a CDS encoding chaperonin HSP60, mitochondrial precursor, translating into MLRSAVCLAGKDVRFGEEARRSMQKGVTRAVAAVATTLGPKGRNVIIEQAYGAPKITKDGVTVAKAIEFKDRFENMGAQLVRQVCNQTNDLAGDGTTTSAVLVDSIFGEGLKCIAQGTNPIDMKRGMDVAVDYVQTSLLKQSRPIKGSEDIVRVATISANGDEEIGKMIGQAMDKVGRDGVITAQDGKTMATELEVVEGMKIERGFLSPYFVTDAKAQKAELEDLYVLVSKKKISTIQTLLPALNHVAQQGRPLLIIADDVESEALTTLIFNKLQGKLKVCCVKAPGFGDTKEGMLEDIAVFTGAKVVGDENTGVELDAKNFDPSILGSVKKVTVTKDDTVMLNGGGDAAAVQERQQLLRDRIEQEAVEYNREKLQERLAKLSGGVAVIKVGGATELEVSEKKDRVVDAVCSTRAAVQEGIVAGGGTALLRASKELEKLLTSEHLSRDQRTGVTIVRNAIRLPAMKIAANAGKEGAVIVEKVLEASEESVGYDAQNDRYVNMFEAGIIDPTRVVRVAISDATSVASLMMTAEAAIVEAPKESKKDKNGKKTAAAEAEDDEELFGSY; encoded by the coding sequence ATGCTCCGCTCCGCTGTGTGTCTTGCCGGCAAGGACGTGCGCTTTGGTGAAGAAGCCCGCCGCTCCATGCAGAAGGGCGTCACtcgcgctgtggctgcggtaGCGACGACGCTGGGGCCGAAGGGTCGCAACGTGATCATCGAGCAGGCCTACGGCGCGCCGAAGATCACGAAGGATGGCGTGACCGTTGCCAAGGCGATCGAGTTCAAGGATCGCTTCGAGAACATGGGTGCGCAGCTGGTACGCCAGGTGTGCAACCAGACGAACGACTTGGCTGGTGACGGCACCACGACCTCTGCGGTGCTTGTGGACAGCATCTTCGGCGAGGGCCTCAAGTGCATTGCCCAGGGCACGAACCCGATCGACATGAAGCGTGGCATGGATGTTGCGGTTGACTACGTGCAGACGAGCCTGCTGAAGCAGAGCCGCCCGATCAAGGGATCGGAGGACATTGTTCGCGTTGCCACGATCTCGGCCAACGGCGATGAGGAGATCGGCAAGATGATCGGTCAGGCGATGGACAAGGtcggccgcgacggcgtcaTTACGGCGCAGGACGGCAAGACGATGGCCACTGAGCTGGAGGTTGTGGAGGGCATGAAGATCGAGCGTGGGTTTCTCAGCCCGTACTTCGTGACGGATGCAAAGGCGCAGAAGGCCGAGCTCGAGGACTTGTATGTGCTTGTATCCAAGAAAAAAATTAGCACCATCCAGACGTTGCTTCCTGCCCTCAACCACGTGGCTCAGCAAGGTCGCCCGCTTCTGATCATTGCCGACGACGtggagagcgaggcgctgaCGACACTGATCTTCAACAAGTTGCAGGGCAAGCTGAAGGTGTGCTGCGTCAAGGCGCCGGGCTTCGGCGACACTAAGGAAGGCATGCTCGAGGACATCGCTGTTTTCACTGGCGCTAAGGTCGTGGGGGACGAGAACACTGGCGTGGAGCTGGACGCCAAGAACTTCGACCCCTCCATCCTCGGCTCTGTCAAGAAGGTGACAGTGACAAAGGACGACACAGTGATGCtgaacggcggcggcgatgcggcggcggtgcaggagcgccagcagTTGCTGCGCGATCGCATCGAGCAGGAGGCTGTGGAGTACAATCGGgagaagctgcaggagcgTCTGGCGAAGctgagcggcggcgtggccgtCATCAAGGTGGGCGGTGCTACCGAGTTGGAGGTGAGCGAGAAGAAGGACCGCGTCGTGGACGCTGTATGCTCCACTcgcgctgcggtgcaggaGGGTATCGtggccggcggtggcacggctctgctgcgcgccagcaaggagctggagaagctgctcaCCAGCGAGCATCTTTCGCGCGATCAGCGCACGGGTGTGACCATCGTGCGTAATGCCATCCGGCTGCCGGCTATGAAGATTGCCGCGAACGCTGGCAAGGAGGGTGCGGTTATTGTGGAGAAGGTGCTTGAGGCTTCCGAGGAGAGCGTCGGCTACGATGCGCAGAACGACAGGTACGTGAACATGTTCGAGGCTGGCATCATCGACCCCACCCGCGTCGTGCGTGTGGCCATCAGCGATGCGACGTCTGTGGCGAGTCTGATGATGACGGCCGAGGCCGCCATTGTTGAGGCTCCAAAGGAGTCCAAGAAAGACAAGAATGGCAAGAagaccgctgccgctgaggcggaggatgacgaggagcTGTTCGGCAGCTACTAG
- a CDS encoding chaperonin HSP60, mitochondrial precursor — MLRSAVCLAGKDVRFSDKARRSMQKGVTRAVAAVATTLGPKGRNVIIEQAYGAPKITKDGVTVAKAIEFKDPFENMGAQLVRQVCNKTNDLAGDGTTTSAVLVDSIFGEGLKCIAQGTNPIDMKRGMDRAVEVILKSVAKQSRPIKGSEDIVQVATISANGDEEIGKMIGQAMDKVGRDGVITAQDGKTMATELEVVEGMSVDRGYVSPYFVTDAKAQKAELEDALVLMSAKKIQSIHSLLPALNHVVRSGRPLLIIADDVESEALTTLIFNKLQGKLKVCCVKAPGFGDNKTAMLQDMSVFTGAQLVGDEGTGLELDAENFDPSILGSVKKVTVTKDDTVMLNGGGDAAAVKERVELLRELIKNETSDYNRDKLKERLAKLSGGVAVIKVGGGSEVEVNEKKDRIEDALCSTRAAVQEGIVAGGGTALLRASKELEALANDSSLTRDQRTGVTIVRNAIRLPAMKIAANAGKEGAVIVEKVLEASEESVGYDAQNDRYVNMFEAGIIDPTRVVRVAISDATSVASLMMTAEAAIVELPKDDSAAAPMGDMGGMGGMGGMGF, encoded by the coding sequence ATGCTCCGCTCCGCTGTGTGTCTTGCCGGCAAGGACGTGCGCTTCAGTGACAAGGCCCGCCGCTCCATGCAGAAGGGCGTCACtcgcgctgtggctgcggtaGCGACGACGCTGGGGCCGAAGGGTCGCAACGTGATCATCGAGCAGGCCTACGGCGCGCCGAAGATCACGAAGGATGGCGTGACCGTTGCCAAGGCGATCGAGTTCAAGGACCCCTTCGAGAACATGGGTGCGCAGCTGGTACGCCAGGTGTGCAACAAGACGAACGACTTGGCTGGTGACGGCACCACGACCTCTGCGGTGCTTGTGGACAGCATCTTCGGCGAGGGCCTCAAGTGCATTGCCCAGGGCACGAACCCGATCGACATGAAGCGTGGCATGGACCGTGCTGTGGAAGTGATCCTAAAGAGCGTTGCCAAGCAGAGCCGCCCGATCAAGGGATCGGAGGACATTGTCCAGGTTGCCACGATCTCGGCCAACGGCGATGAGGAGATCGGCAAGATGATCGGTCAGGCGATGGACAAGGtcggccgcgacggcgtcaTTACGGCGCAGGACGGCAAGACGATGGCCACTGAGCTGGAGGTTGTGGAGGGCATGAGCGTGGACCGCGGCTATGTGAGCCCGTACTTCGTGACGGATGCGAAGGCGCAGAAGGCCGAGCTCGAGGATGCGCTGGTGCTTATGAGCGCCAAGAAGATCCAGAGCATTCACAGCCTTCTCCCAGCTCTCAACCACGTCGTGCGCAGCGGTCGCCCGCTTCTGATCATTGCCGACGACGtggagagcgaggcgctgaCGACACTGATCTTCAACAAGTTGCAGGGCAAGCTGAAGGTGTGCTGCGTCAAGGCGCCGGGCTTCGGCGATAACAAGACCGCCATGCTTCAAGATATGTCCGTCTTTACTGGCGCGCAGCTGGTCGGTGATGAAGGCACGGGGCTCGAGCTGGATGCCGAAAACTTCGACCCCTCCATCCTCGGCTCTGTCAAGAAGGTGACAGTGACAAAGGACGACACAGTGATGCtgaacggcggcggcgatgcggcggcggtgaaggagCGTGTTGAGCTCCTCCGCGAGCTCATCAAGAACGAGACGAGCGACTACAATCGTGACAAGCTGAAGGAGCGTCTGGCGAAGctgagcggcggcgtggccgtCATCAAGGTGGGCGGCGGCTCGGAAGTGGAGGTGAACGAGAAGAAGGACCGCATCGAGGATGCCCTGTGCTCCACTcgcgctgcggtgcaggaGGGTATCGtggccggcggtggcacggctctgctgcgcgccagcaaggagctggaggctCTCGCCAACGACTCTTCCCTCACCCGCGATCAGCGCACGGGTGTGACCATCGTGCGTAATGCCATCCGGCTGCCGGCTATGAAGATTGCCGCGAACGCTGGCAAGGAGGGTGCGGTTATTGTGGAGAAGGTGCTTGAGGCTTCCGAGGAGAGCGTCGGCTACGATGCGCAGAACGACAGGTACGTGAACATGTTCGAGGCTGGCATCATCGACCCCACCCGCGTCGTGCGTGTGGCCATCAGCGATGCGACGTCTGTGGCGAGTCTGATGATGACGGCCGAGGCCGCCATTGTTGAGCTGCCCAAGGACGattccgctgccgcgccgatGGGCGACATGGGCGGTATGGGTGGTATGGGCGGCATGGGCTTCTAG
- a CDS encoding alpha-1,3-mannosyltransferase, putative — MKFMDVALAAEAVVIITVILTVPYTEIDWKAYMEEVEGFLAGELDYRNLKGGTGPLVYPGGFVWVYSALYYLTKKGEAIELAQWIYAGVYLVTLTMILRLYTRSGHTWQTMIPLFVSKRIRSLYVLRLFNDCWAMLFLFAAVSFIAGRPSGAAKRSRQWLIGCLCYSIAVSIKMNVLLFAPGMLYVMLRTLPFWRVAWYLLVCAAWQVAAGLPFLAYDHRAYLSKSFELDRVFLQRWSVNYQFLNSELFAKPEFGQALLAMTVATWVLLWRTRWAARTYLTDAEVHVSHPAISDTRRQNTLLRRGAADGDKTMDNEAQEQAVYASTLLTFFEANLVGVIFARSIHYQFYTWFFYTVPFVLAYTTFPRVLRLVSFALIRQGFESFPPTPKTSMMLQGGFALMLFAILFMGREARPAATREETHPARDNEPKLPQTQGTAGATGEKKIR; from the coding sequence ATGAAGTTCATGGACGTAGCGCTGGCCGCAGAGGCGGTCGTCATCATCACCGTCATCCTCACAGTGCCCTACACGGAGATCGACTGGAAGGCGTacatggaggaggtggaggggttTCTTGCTGGCGAGCTGGACTACCGCAACCTTAAGGGCGGCACCGGGCCACTGGTCTACCCGGGCGGCTTTGTGTGGGTGTACAGTGCCCTCTACTATCTCACCAAGAAGGGTGAGGCCATTGAGCTGGCCCAGTGGATATACGCCGGCGTCTACCTTGTGACCTTGACAATGATCTTGCGCCTCTACACCCGCTCCGGGCACACGTGGCAAACCATGATACCGCTCTTCGTCTCCAAGCGCATTCGCAGCCTCTACGTGCTGCGACTTTTCAACGACTGCTGGGCTATGCTGTTCCTGTTCGCTGCCGTCTCCTTCATCGCTGGCCGccccagcggcgccgccaagcGCTCGCGTCAGTGGCTCATTGGGTGCCTCTGCTACTCTATCGCCGTGTCCATCAAGATGAACGTGCTCCTCTTCGCGCCAGGCATGCTTTACGTGATGCTCCGCACACTCCCTTTCTGGCGAGTCGCGTGGTACCTGCTTGTCTGTGCGGCGTGGCAAGTGGCCGCAGGCTTGCCTTTTCTGGCCTACGACCATAGGGCCTACTTATCGAAGAGCTTTGAGCTTGATCGCGTCTTTCTGCAGCGGTGGTCGGTAAACTATCAATTCCTCAATTCCGAACTTTTTGCTAAGCCTGAGTTTGGccaggcgctgctcgcgaTGACAGTTGCAACGTGGGTTTTGctgtggcgcacgcgctgggCCGCACGCACCTACTTGACGGATGCGGAGGTGCATGTATCGCATCCGGCAATTTCCGATACGCGTCGGCAGAACACGCTcttgcgccgcggcgctgccgacggtGACAAGACGATGGACAACGAGGCACAGGAGCAGGCAGTATACGCGTCCACACTGCTCACTTTCTTCGAGGCCAACCTTGTCGGCGTCATATTTGCCCGCTCCATTCATTACCAGTTCTACACGTGGTTCTTCTACACTGTTCCCTTTGTTCTCGCCTACACGACGTTCCCACGGGTGCTGCGGCTTGTGAGCTTTGCCCTCATCCGCCAGGGGTTCGAGTCGTTCCCACCGACGCCGAAGACGTCGATGATGCTACAAGGTGGCTTTGCCTTGATGCTGTTTGCGATCCTCTTTATGGGCCGTGAAGCTCGTCCAGCTGCCACGCGGGAGGAAACGCATCCGGCCCGGGACAATGAACCAAAGTTGCCACAAACACAGGGGACAGCTGGCGCAACAGGCGAGAAGAAAATACGGTGA